The Vulpes lagopus strain Blue_001 chromosome 14, ASM1834538v1, whole genome shotgun sequence genome window below encodes:
- the RFLNA gene encoding refilin-A isoform X2 encodes MRPRMLPVFFGEGIEVHPEPMHEIRCNSEVRYTSEKHFQDNVFYVPVPTVTAYSETIVAAPNCSWRSYCSQLTLEPRPRALRFRSTTIIFPKHARSTFRTTLRCSLGRPSRRFTSSVQLQLCQHPRLLGPAALL; translated from the exons ATGAGGCCCCGgatgctgcctgtgttcttcggGGAGGGCATCGAGGTGCACCCAGAGCCCATGCACGAGATCCG cTGCAACTCGGAGGTCAGGTACACCTCGGAGAAGCACTTCCAGGACAATGTCTTCTACGTGCCGGTGCCCACGGTCACGGCCTACAGCGAGACGATCGTGGCGGCGCCCAACTGCTCGTGGCGCAGCTACTGCAGCCAGCTGACCCTGGAGCCGCGGCCCCGGGCCCTGCGCTTCCGCAGCACCACCATCATCTTCCCCAAGCACGCCAGGAGCACCTTCCGGACCACCCTGCGCTGCAGCCTGGGCCGACCCAGCCGCCGGTTCACCTCCAGCGTGCAGCTCCAGCTGTGCCAGCACCCCCGCCTCCTGGGGCCCGCGGCGCTGCTCTGA